Genomic segment of Myxococcus xanthus:
TTGCTGCTGCCGTCACAGGTGGTCCAGACGGTGTTCCAAGCGCTTCCGGTGGAGCGTGCGCCGGGCATCGCGCCAGAGGTGCTGGCGGCCTCGCTGGAGGCCCGGTGCCTCGTAGGCCAGACGCCGCTGTCCGCGAACGCTCTGGACGCGCTCGTGGTGGGGGACGTCGTCGTCTTCGAAGGTGTGCGCACGCAGGCCGGCCAGCTCTTCGGGCCGGGGCGGCTGGTGACACGCGGATTCGCGCTCTCGGGAGACTTCCTCGCCGAGGGCTTTTCACTGACCCGCGCGCAGGGGCGCGGGATTCCCCAGGAGTCGGACATGGTGGTCGTGAACAAGCAGGAGGAGGGCATGCCTCCGCTGCCCGTGGATGTGGAAATCGAGCTGACGCGGGTGATGATTCCCCTCTCGGAGCTCGCGGCGCTCAAGCCGGGCGCGCTGCTTCCCCTGCACATCAATGCCAGTGAGCCGGTGGTGCTGCGAGTGGGAGACCGCGCGGTGGCCCGCGCCGAGTTGGTGGAAATCGAGGGCGAGGTTGGAGCCCGCGTCCTGGCGCTGCTGCCGTGAGTCCCGTCATGAATGCACAGCGTTTCGTTCATTCGCCGCGCTCGCGCTTGCTGTTGGCGGGGGCACTGGTGCTGGGGTTGGCGGTGATGGGCCCGGTGGCTGGGGTGTCCACCACGATGGCCGCGCGGTGGCTGCTGGGCGTCGTGGCGCTGGCCGTGCTGGGGTGGTGGTTGCACCGGCGCGGCGCTGTCGTCACGGGCGCATCCACGGCCCCACGGCTGAACGTCGTATCGCGAGCGGGGCTCTCGCAGCGGTGCGGTGTTGCGCTCGTGGAGGTGGATGGGCGCAGCTACCTGGTGGCCTTCGGTGACGCGTTCGCGGAGATTCGCGAGACGGCAGCGCCTGCGCCGGAGTTCGGGCATGTCCTGGCGCAGGCCCGGCGGCCCATGCCCAGGTCCCGCACGATTCGGGGCCGGCGGGAGGGGCCATGAGCCACGGCTTGCTGGGAGTGCTCCTGCTGGTTCCCGCCGTGGCCGCCGCGGCGGAGAACTCACTGGCGCGGATGTCGTACGCGGGCAGCCCTCTGTCGATGATGGGCATGCTCGCGGTGATGTCGCTGCTGCCGTTCGCGGTGCTGATGCTGACGAGCTTCTCGAAGATTGCCGTCGTATTGTCGCTGGCCCGCTCGGCCATGGGCACGCAGCAGGCGCCGCCTACCATCGTGCTCACGGGCCTGGCGGCGGTGCTCACCGGGCACATCATGGCTCCGGTGATGGAGCGCATG
This window contains:
- a CDS encoding flagellar biosynthetic protein FliO, which produces MNAQRFVHSPRSRLLLAGALVLGLAVMGPVAGVSTTMAARWLLGVVALAVLGWWLHRRGAVVTGASTAPRLNVVSRAGLSQRCGVALVEVDGRSYLVAFGDAFAEIRETAAPAPEFGHVLAQARRPMPRSRTIRGRREGP